Proteins encoded within one genomic window of Papio anubis isolate 15944 chromosome X, Panubis1.0, whole genome shotgun sequence:
- the LOC101005029 gene encoding ferritin heavy chain-like, with protein sequence MVVLRGLRRGRHSRCRCRCPLRDRRDHTALPRLLPAPALPALGPLSQVRQNYHPSCEVAVNINVNLELYASYVYLSMAFYFDRDDVALESFSCYFLRQWHEKREHAQELMRLQNLRGGRICLSDIRKPERQGWEGGLKAMECALDLEKKVNKSLLELHQLAKQNGDPQLRDFLENHFLNQQAKTIKELGGYLSNLRKMGPPPAAGLAEYLFDKLTLGRSEKDT encoded by the coding sequence ATGGTGGTGCTCCGAGGCCTCCGCCGTGGCCGCCACAGCCGATGCCGATGCCGCTGCCCGCTCCGGGACCGTCGCGACCACACCGCTTTACCCCGCCTGCTCCCCGCGCCCGCGCTGCCTGCCCTGGGCCCGCTGTCGCAGGTGCGCCAGAACTACCACCCCAGCTGCGAGGTCGCCGTCAACATCAACGTCAATCTGGAGCTCTACGCCTCCTATGTGTACCTATCCATGGCCTTCTACTTCGACCGGGACGACGTGGCCCTGGAGAGCTTCAGCTGCTATTTCCTGCGCCAGTGGCACGAGAAGAGGGAGCACGCCCAGGAGCTGATGAGGCTGCAGAACCTGCGCGGTGGCCGCATCTGCCTTAGCGACATCAGGAAGCCAGAGCGCCAAGGTTGGGAGGGCGGGCTCAAGGCCATGGAGTGTGCCTTGGACCTGGAGAAGAAAGTCAACAAGAGTCTCCTGGAGCTGCACCAGCTGGCCAAGCAGAACGGCGACCCCCAGCTCCGCGACTTCCTGGAGAACCACTTCCTGAACCAGCAGGCCAAGACCATCAAAGAGCTAGGTGGCTACCTGAGCAACCTGCGCAAGATGGGGCCCCCCCCGGCAGCAGGCCTGGCAGAGTACCTCTTTGACAAGCTCACCCTGGGCCGCAGCGAGAAagacacttga